A genome region from Pyramidobacter piscolens W5455 includes the following:
- a CDS encoding ABC transporter ATP-binding protein → MSLLTIMDLKVSYGGIEALKGVSFSVEKGQIVTLIGANGAGKSTTLRAISGLVPIKEGTITYDGNVISGQDPQTIVSEGICMVPEGRRVFPNLTVQENLQIGAYLRSDDLTADLEHVYELFPRLEERSWQMAGTLSGGEQQMLAVGRALMMRPKLLMMDEPSLGLAPIVIRDIFKIIETLHHEGITILLVEQNANVALKIADYAFVLETGSLGVQGKGSDLLNDPAIKAAYLGKAR, encoded by the coding sequence ATGAGCCTGCTCACGATCATGGATCTGAAAGTCAGCTACGGCGGCATCGAAGCGCTGAAAGGCGTTTCCTTCTCCGTCGAAAAAGGCCAGATCGTCACCCTCATCGGCGCCAACGGCGCCGGCAAATCCACCACGCTGCGCGCCATCAGCGGGCTCGTACCGATCAAGGAAGGCACGATCACTTACGACGGCAACGTCATCAGTGGTCAGGACCCGCAGACCATCGTCTCGGAAGGCATCTGCATGGTTCCCGAAGGACGCCGCGTCTTCCCCAACCTGACCGTGCAGGAAAATCTGCAGATCGGCGCTTATCTGCGCAGCGACGATCTGACAGCCGACCTCGAACACGTGTACGAGCTCTTCCCCCGCCTTGAAGAACGCTCGTGGCAGATGGCCGGGACGCTCTCCGGCGGCGAACAGCAGATGCTGGCCGTCGGCCGCGCCCTGATGATGCGCCCCAAACTGCTGATGATGGACGAGCCCTCGCTGGGACTGGCCCCGATCGTCATCCGCGACATCTTCAAGATCATCGAGACGCTGCACCACGAAGGCATCACGATCCTGCTCGTCGAACAGAACGCCAACGTGGCGCTGAAGATCGCCGACTACGCCTTCGTCCTCGAGACCGGTTCGCTCGGCGTGCAGGGCAAGGGCAGCGACCTGCTCAACGACCCCGCCATCAAGGCCGCGTACCTCGGCAAGGCGCGGTAA
- a CDS encoding protein-export chaperone SecB translates to MNEIRLADFRAESLQFDINHHFQPKKDENLALSIKLDQRVRMSATPKDPTFLNIRVTVFDDAENNNYPFEIIADVTGVFFIEAEGADREAILKDNGMIMLLPYVRAMISQLVSLANLPTPVILPPMDPSQMKPMEQPAANS, encoded by the coding sequence ATGAACGAGATCCGCCTTGCCGATTTCCGCGCCGAGAGCCTGCAGTTCGACATCAATCACCACTTCCAGCCCAAGAAGGACGAGAACCTCGCCCTTTCCATCAAACTGGATCAGCGCGTGCGCATGAGCGCCACGCCCAAGGACCCGACGTTCCTCAACATCCGCGTCACCGTGTTCGACGACGCCGAGAACAACAACTATCCATTCGAGATCATCGCCGACGTGACCGGCGTGTTCTTCATCGAGGCCGAAGGCGCCGACCGCGAGGCGATCCTCAAGGACAACGGCATGATCATGCTGCTGCCCTACGTGCGCGCCATGATCAGCCAGCTCGTGTCGCTGGCCAACCTGCCCACGCCCGTCATCCTGCCGCCCATGGATCCTTCGCAGATGAAGCCCATGGAGCAGCCCGCCGCGAACAGCTAA
- the grdA gene encoding glycine/sarcosine/betaine reductase complex selenoprotein A, whose product MGKLAGKKLILLGERDGVPAPAMKACFENSGAEVVFEATECFVUTAAGAMDLQNQQRVKDCAEKYGAENCVVIFGSSDAEGAEIYAETVTNGDPTFAGPLAGVPLGLAVYDIFDEEIRAEADPKAWEEQISMMEMVLDPEALAAAVKGIRDQYSQYKL is encoded by the coding sequence ATGGGCAAACTCGCAGGCAAGAAACTGATCCTCCTTGGCGAGCGCGACGGCGTGCCGGCGCCCGCTATGAAGGCTTGTTTCGAGAACAGTGGAGCCGAAGTCGTCTTCGAAGCAACGGAGTGCTTCGTCTGAACGGCTGCCGGAGCCATGGACTTGCAGAACCAGCAGCGCGTCAAGGATTGCGCTGAGAAGTACGGTGCTGAGAACTGCGTGGTCATTTTCGGTTCGTCCGACGCCGAAGGCGCCGAGATTTACGCCGAAACCGTGACCAACGGAGATCCCACCTTTGCAGGTCCCCTGGCCGGCGTCCCGTTGGGACTCGCCGTTTATGACATCTTCGATGAAGAAATTCGTGCTGAAGCTGATCCCAAGGCGTGGGAGGAGCAGATTTCCATGATGGAGATGGTGCTCGATCCCGAAGCGCTCGCAGCTGCCGTCAAAGGCATCCGCGATCAGTATTCCCAGTACAAGCTGTAG
- a CDS encoding branched-chain amino acid ABC transporter permease, which translates to MIDRRQEHSANIISALIIVAIYVAVFVAEQCLPPRSMLFTVLKKGAVYALVAVSMNLLNGFTGIFSLGQAGFMLIGAYVYCIFTIPIVSRPIVYQYFGGGIIQFTLPWFVAMFLAGLAAALFAWLIGLPVLRLKSDYLAIATLGFAEIIRAIFQWNQLGPITNGSNMLRLFTIFTDFNIMNPDGTVSVYLATTVPMLIAGFCIALLVLLINSTYGRALRAIKDNEIAAEAMGINLASHKQLAFCISSFFTGISGAMLAMYQTSVQAKSFTSAMTYEILLIVVIGGVGSVTGSCLSSFLFVACSEWWLRFLDEKQVVNGFEVPLLRNGFRLVVFSIIIMIVVLFFRRGIMGTKELPDLFRRRRAKEATPHD; encoded by the coding sequence ATGATCGACAGAAGACAAGAACACAGCGCCAACATCATCAGCGCGCTGATCATCGTGGCGATCTACGTGGCGGTGTTCGTGGCGGAGCAATGCCTGCCGCCGCGTTCGATGCTCTTTACGGTGCTGAAAAAGGGCGCCGTCTACGCGCTCGTCGCCGTGTCCATGAATCTGCTCAACGGCTTCACGGGCATCTTTTCGCTCGGGCAGGCGGGGTTCATGCTCATCGGCGCCTACGTGTACTGCATCTTCACGATCCCCATCGTCTCGCGTCCCATCGTGTACCAGTATTTCGGCGGCGGCATCATCCAGTTCACGCTGCCGTGGTTCGTCGCCATGTTCCTGGCGGGGCTGGCCGCGGCGCTGTTCGCCTGGCTGATCGGCCTGCCGGTGCTGCGGCTGAAGAGCGATTATCTGGCCATCGCCACGCTGGGATTCGCCGAAATCATCCGCGCCATCTTCCAGTGGAACCAGCTGGGACCGATCACCAACGGCTCCAACATGTTGCGGCTGTTCACGATTTTCACCGACTTCAACATCATGAACCCCGACGGCACGGTGTCGGTCTATCTGGCCACGACGGTGCCGATGCTGATCGCGGGCTTCTGCATCGCGCTGCTGGTGCTGTTGATCAACTCCACCTACGGTCGCGCGCTGCGGGCCATCAAGGACAACGAGATCGCCGCCGAGGCCATGGGCATCAACCTGGCCAGCCACAAGCAGCTCGCTTTCTGCATCTCGTCGTTCTTCACGGGCATCTCCGGCGCCATGCTGGCCATGTACCAGACGTCGGTGCAGGCCAAAAGCTTCACCTCGGCGATGACTTACGAGATCCTGCTGATCGTCGTCATCGGCGGCGTCGGCTCGGTGACGGGCTCGTGCCTGAGTTCGTTCCTGTTCGTGGCCTGCTCCGAATGGTGGCTGCGCTTTCTCGACGAGAAACAGGTCGTCAACGGCTTCGAGGTGCCGCTGCTGCGCAACGGCTTCCGCCTCGTCGTGTTCTCGATCATCATCATGATCGTGGTGCTGTTCTTCCGCCGCGGCATCATGGGCACCAAAGAGCTGCCCGACCTGTTCAGGCGGCGCAGGGCAAAGGAGGCGACTCCCCATGACTGA
- a CDS encoding ABC transporter ATP-binding protein, with translation MTDPKNVLHLDHLTMQFGGVVAVNDLTMDVNEGEIVALIGPNGAGKTTAFNAVTGIYAPTNGEISFHGVPIVRNHPSGKMKNLYAGSNADLYKTHVLRPTPDQITKLGIARTFQNIRLFSGMTVFENVLTARHLRRTSNFITATLRFNGREETTMRERSLELLDIVGLAGERDEMAVSLPYGKQRLLEIVRALATDPTLLLLDEPAAGMNPQETLALGQFIRQIKKDFNLTVFIIEHHMDLVMNISDRIYVIEFGRQIAEGTPAQVQNDPVVIKAYLGGDEE, from the coding sequence ATGACTGATCCGAAAAACGTGCTGCACCTCGATCACCTTACCATGCAGTTCGGCGGCGTCGTCGCCGTCAACGACCTGACGATGGACGTCAACGAGGGCGAGATCGTCGCCCTGATCGGCCCCAACGGCGCCGGCAAGACCACGGCCTTCAATGCCGTCACGGGCATCTACGCGCCCACGAACGGCGAGATCTCCTTCCACGGCGTGCCGATCGTGCGCAACCATCCCTCCGGCAAGATGAAAAACCTTTACGCCGGCAGCAACGCCGATCTTTACAAAACGCACGTGCTGCGCCCGACGCCCGACCAGATCACCAAGCTCGGCATCGCCCGCACGTTCCAGAACATCCGCTTGTTTTCGGGCATGACCGTGTTCGAAAACGTGCTCACGGCGCGCCATCTGCGCCGTACCAGCAACTTCATCACCGCGACGCTGCGCTTCAACGGCCGGGAGGAAACGACGATGCGCGAGCGCTCGCTGGAACTGCTCGATATCGTCGGCCTAGCGGGCGAGCGCGACGAAATGGCCGTCAGCCTGCCTTACGGCAAACAGCGTCTGCTCGAGATCGTCCGCGCGCTGGCCACCGATCCGACGCTGCTGCTGCTCGACGAACCGGCGGCCGGCATGAATCCGCAGGAAACGCTGGCGCTGGGGCAGTTCATCCGGCAGATCAAAAAAGATTTCAACCTGACCGTTTTCATCATCGAGCATCACATGGATCTCGTCATGAACATTTCCGACCGCATTTACGTGATCGAATTCGGGCGCCAGATCGCCGAAGGCACGCCCGCGCAAGTTCAGAACGACCCCGTTGTCATCAAGGCCTATCTGGGAGGTGACGAAGAATGA